One region of Drosophila teissieri strain GT53w chromosome 2L, Prin_Dtei_1.1, whole genome shotgun sequence genomic DNA includes:
- the LOC122626072 gene encoding coronin-1C-A isoform X2, whose protein sequence is MSFRVVRSSKFRHVYGQALKREQCYDNIRVSKSSWDSTFCAVNPKFLAIIVESAGGGAFIVLPHNKVGRIAADHPLVGGHKGPVLDIAWCPHNDNVIASGSEDCVVKVWQIPDGGLSRTLTEPVVDLVFHQRRVGLVLWHPSALNVLLTAGSDNQVVIWNVGTGEILVHIDSHPDIVYSACFNWDGSKLVTTCKDKKIRIYDPRTGELESEAMCHEGSKATRAIFLRHGLIFTTGFNRSSERQYSLRAPDALNEPIVMVELDTSNGVMFPLYDADTNMIYLCGKGDSVIRYFEVTPEPPFVHYINTFQTTEPQRGIGLMPKRGCDVTTCEVAKFYRMNNNGLCQVISMTVPRKSDLFQEDLYPDTLAEDAAITAEEWIDGKDADPITFSLKGGYVSSSVNKSLPSKKAGNILNKPRGDSASSGATSSSAGGGNFASGNNNEASEGGPPAAVLSEKDLRTIQDEIRKLKAIIVKQENRIRALEAKEDARNKNGSDAAPASAGAATSDGKASESANDHASTSAGTSKDED, encoded by the exons ATGTCGTTTCGCGTAGTACGCAGCTCTAAGTTCCGCCACGTCTACGGACAGGCTTTAAAGCGGGAGCAGTGCTACGACAACATACGAGTATCCAAGTCCAGCTGGGACTCCACATTCTGCGCGGTTAATCCTAAGTTCCTGGCCATCATCGTGGAGTCGGCGGGCGGCGGAGCCTTTATCGTCCTGCCACACAACAAA GTTGGTCGTATAGCGGCTGACCACCCGTTGGTTGGCGGTCACAAGGGTCCTGTGTTGGACATCGCCTGGTGCCCCCACAACGACAACGTGATCGCCTCCGGCTCAGAGGACTGTGTGGTCAAAGTGTGGCAGATACCCGATGGCGGACTGTCCCGAACACTCACCGAACCCGTGGTCGACCTGGTTTTCCACCAACGTCGCGTGGGTCTGGTACTGTGGCATCCATCTGCCCTCAATGTGCTGCTGACCGCCGGCTCCGATAACCAG GTCGTGATTTGGAACGTGGGCACTGGTGAAATCCTAGTGCACATCGATTCCCACCCGGACATCGTTTACAGCGCCTGCTTCAACTGGGATGGCTCTAAGTTGGTCACCACCTGCAAGGATAAAAAGATCCGCATCTACGATCCGCGCACGGGCGAGCTGGAGAGCGAAGCAATGTGTCACGAGGGTTCCAAGGCCACGCGGGCCATTTTCTTACGTCACGGTTTAATCTTTACCACAGGTTTTAACCGTAGCTCGGAGCGTCAGTACTCCCTGCGCGCCCCGGATGCCCTGAACGAACCCATTGTCATGGTGGAGCTGGACACGTCCAACGGCGTAATGTTCCCACTATACGACGCAGACACGAACATGATCTACTTGTGTGGAAAGGGTGACTCGGTCATCCGGTATTTCGAG GTAACGCCCGAACCTCCTTTCGTGCACTACATAAACACGTTTCAGACTACAGAGCCGCAGCGTGGTATTGGTCTGATGCCCAAGCGAGGCTGTGATGTGACCACCTGCGAGGTCGCCAAGTTTTACCGCATGAACAACAACGGTCTGTGTCAGGTTATCTCCATGACTGTGCCGCGCAAATCGGATCTTTTCCAGGAGGATCTTTACCCCGACACGCTAGCAGAAGACGCTGCCATCACCGCGGAGGAGTGGATCGATGGCAAGGATGCGGATCCGATCACATTTTCGCTTAAA GGTGGCTACGTGTCCTCGTCGGTAAACAAATCACTACCATCGAAGAAAGCGGGTAACATCCTGAACAAACCCAGAGGCGACAGCGCAAGTTCCGGTGCAACGAGCAGCAGCGCGGGCGGCGGCAACTTTGCATCTGGAAATAACAATGAGGCTAGCGAGGGTGGACCGCCTGCAGCGGTTTTATCG gaaaaggaccTGCGTACCATCCAGGACGAGATTCGCAAACTCAAGGCGATCATCGTCAAGCAAGAGAATCGCATCCGCGCTCTGGAGGCCAAGGAGGACGCCCGCAACAAGAATGGAAGCGATGCTGCGCCAGCTTCAGCGGGAGCAGCCACGTCAGACGGCaaagctagtgaaagtgccaATGACCACGCGTCTACATCAGCCGGTACGTCAAAGGACGAGGACTAG
- the LOC122614881 gene encoding nose resistant to fluoxetine protein 6 isoform X2, with protein sequence MSQMSSQKSENFYRKPPKSRGKRLLTSFSVVRNYHRLVEPYNSDFSRDVSFFDGFRVIGVFVVILGHTLMVYMTVPIENPEFFEQFLFRFETSIFQNGSLVIQIFFVISGFLLYVKFTKRQLIQPKTGTLQCIVVYFRVFFYRYFRLLPSLLALILFNGTLLVRLQNGPFWLHLTEAERVFCRSNWWKNVFFVTNHMLEDSCSHQTWYLGADMQLFELFLIVIIITKKHPKLAKAIYATLFALACAVPAVLTYALELDGIYHIRPETYRYLYFRHSDTFYQMYPPFYTNLGGYLFGFLCGHFYLRHRSGKVELLRHLKYELTMWLLVLATLGVLFSGYIFIRRDFAKPSLWLALYAGIHKIMWVVICAGFVILMSCKVGGMAYDFCTLPVFRPLARISFQSFLWHIVVLRTVVGYFRQPVYISSFYLMCTMLSVFMLTQLVAALVAVLLEYPFVEVLRCLIKPVKGQEENSLEIQMKPAQSAV encoded by the exons ATGAGCCAGATGAGTTCGcaaaaatctgaaaatttctatcgaaaGCCACCAAAGAGTCGTG GAAAGCGACTCCTTACATCCTTCTCAGTGGTACGAAATTATCATCGATTGGTTGAGCCGTATAACTCAGATTTCTCGCGTGATGTGAGCTTTTTTGACGGGTTTCGGGTGATCGGCGTGTTTGTAGTGATCTTAGGCCACACGCTTATGGTCTACATGACTGTTCCAATAGAAAATCCGGAGTTTTTTGAGCAGTTCCTTTTCAGGTTCGAGACTTCAATATTCCAGAACGGCAGCTTGGTCATCcagatattttttgttataagTGGCTTTCTTCTCTACGTGAAATTCACCAAACGCCAACTGATTCAACCCAAGACCGGCACGCTTCAGTGCATTGTTGTGTACTTCCGTGTGTTTTTCTACAGATACTTTAGACTCCTGCCGTCGCTTCTAGCTCTCATCCTGTTCAATGGAACACTGCTGGTGCGCCTTCAAAACGGGCCCTTTTGGCTTCATCTTACGGAGGCCGAGCGGGTCTTCTGTCGGTCCAACTGGTGGAAGAACGTGTTCTTCGTGACAAACCATATGCTGGAAGACAGT TGCTCCCATCAGACATGGTACTTAGGAGCTGACATGCAGCTATTCGAGCTCTTTCTTATAGTCATTATTATAACCAAAAA GCATCCTaagctggcaaaggcaatcTACGCAACTCTTTTTGCACTTGCCTGTGCAGTGCCTGCTGTACTGACCTATGCTCTTGAGTTGGATGGTATCTACCATATTCGTCCGGA AACGTATCGATACTTGTACTTCCGACATTCTGACACATTCTATCAAATGTATCCCCCATTTTACACAAATCTTGGAGGCTatctttttggttttctgtGCGGTCACTTTTACCTCAGGCATCGTTCTGGAAAAGTAGAACTTCTCCGTCATCTTAAGTACGAGCTGACCATGTGGCTGCTTGTGCTGGCAACGTTGGGAGTCCTTTTCTCCGGCTACATCTTCATTCGACGGGACTTTGCGAAACCATCGCTATGGCTAGCCTTGTATGCGGGCATCCATAAGATCATGTGGGTGGTAATATGCGCAGGATTCGTGATCTTAATGAGCTGCAAGGTGGGAG GTATGGCCTACGATTTCTGCACATTGCCGGTGTTTCGGCCTTTGGCAAGAATCTCATTTCAGTCGTTTCTCTGGCACATTGTCGTCCTAAGAACAGTGGTGGGATATTTTAGGCAGCCGGTCTACATCTCCAGCTTCTATctg ATGTGCACCATGTTGAGTGTGTTTATGCTCACCCAGCTCGTGGCTGCATTGGTGGCGGTGCTGCTTGAATATCCATTTGTAGAGGTGCTGCGTTGCTTAATAAAGCCGGTGAAAG gACAGGAGGAAAACAGCCtggaaattcaaatgaaaccCGCGCAGTCAGCTGTTTAG
- the LOC122614881 gene encoding nose resistant to fluoxetine protein 6 isoform X3 produces the protein MLRWIEMGVLLAIFSLGQGHILSGSFNLTLYRQLPPLYYLDDYDLCLDNHSGIYCLVYVEILPNASSALWHQIDEVSKDSKHRFRHDHVFRGVCLESCKQSINNISEFREYEKDEILDKELISYYDKVHHREETNSERALLYKKVVNSCLNYKFGEKFSLRVRNLIEYCVSSSDKDFKLDLVDLTFYGILVVIILITLCSSFLDYRMSQMSSQKSENFYRKPPKSRGKRLLTSFSVVRNYHRLVEPYNSDFSRDVSFFDGFRVIGVFVVILGHTLMVYMTVPIENPEFFEQFLFRFETSIFQNGSLVIQIFFVISGFLLYVKFTKRQLIQPKTGTLQCIVVYFRVFFYRYFRLLPSLLALILFNGTLLVRLQNGPFWLHLTEAERVFCRSNWWKNVFFVTNHMLEDSCSHQTWYLGADMQLFELFLIVIIITKKHPKLAKAIYATLFALACAVPAVLTYALELDVNDK, from the exons ACAGACAATTGCCCCCTCTATATTATCTCGATGACTACGATCTCTGCCTGGATAATCATTCTGGTATTTACTGCTTGGTGTACGTCGAGATTTTACCCAATGCTAGCTCTGCTCTGTGGCACCAAATTGACGAAGTTTCAAAGGACTCAAAGCACCGTTTTCGCCATGATCACGTCTTCAGGGGCGTGTGTCTGGAGAGCTGCAAGCAAAGTATCAATAACATATCTGAATTCAGGGAGTACGAGAAAGATGAAATTCTGGATAAGGAACTTATATCCTACTACGACAAGGTACACCATCGGGAAGAAACGAATTCTGAAAGGGCTCTCCTCTATAAAAAGGTTGTAAACAGCTGCCTAAACTATAAGTTCGGTGAAAAGTTTTCGCTCAGGGTTCGAAACCTTATCGAGTATTGTGTCTCGTCCTCGGATAAGGACTTTAAGCTGG ATTTGGTTGACTTAACGTTTTATGGTATTCTGGTCGTTATAATCCTTATAACTTTGTGTTCGTCTTTCCTTGACTACCGAATGAGCCAGATGAGTTCGcaaaaatctgaaaatttctatcgaaaGCCACCAAAGAGTCGTG GAAAGCGACTCCTTACATCCTTCTCAGTGGTACGAAATTATCATCGATTGGTTGAGCCGTATAACTCAGATTTCTCGCGTGATGTGAGCTTTTTTGACGGGTTTCGGGTGATCGGCGTGTTTGTAGTGATCTTAGGCCACACGCTTATGGTCTACATGACTGTTCCAATAGAAAATCCGGAGTTTTTTGAGCAGTTCCTTTTCAGGTTCGAGACTTCAATATTCCAGAACGGCAGCTTGGTCATCcagatattttttgttataagTGGCTTTCTTCTCTACGTGAAATTCACCAAACGCCAACTGATTCAACCCAAGACCGGCACGCTTCAGTGCATTGTTGTGTACTTCCGTGTGTTTTTCTACAGATACTTTAGACTCCTGCCGTCGCTTCTAGCTCTCATCCTGTTCAATGGAACACTGCTGGTGCGCCTTCAAAACGGGCCCTTTTGGCTTCATCTTACGGAGGCCGAGCGGGTCTTCTGTCGGTCCAACTGGTGGAAGAACGTGTTCTTCGTGACAAACCATATGCTGGAAGACAGT TGCTCCCATCAGACATGGTACTTAGGAGCTGACATGCAGCTATTCGAGCTCTTTCTTATAGTCATTATTATAACCAAAAA GCATCCTaagctggcaaaggcaatcTACGCAACTCTTTTTGCACTTGCCTGTGCAGTGCCTGCTGTACTGACCTATGCTCTTGAGTTGGATG TCAATGATAAGTGA
- the LOC122626072 gene encoding coronin-1C-A isoform X1 produces the protein MSFRVVRSSKFRHVYGQALKREQCYDNIRVSKSSWDSTFCAVNPKFLAIIVESAGGGAFIVLPHNKVGRIAADHPLVGGHKGPVLDIAWCPHNDNVIASGSEDCVVKVWQIPDGGLSRTLTEPVVDLVFHQRRVGLVLWHPSALNVLLTAGSDNQVVIWNVGTGEILVHIDSHPDIVYSACFNWDGSKLVTTCKDKKIRIYDPRTGELESEAMCHEGSKATRAIFLRHGLIFTTGFNRSSERQYSLRAPDALNEPIVMVELDTSNGVMFPLYDADTNMIYLCGKGDSVIRYFEVTPEPPFVHYINTFQTTEPQRGIGLMPKRGCDVTTCEVAKFYRMNNNGLCQVISMTVPRKSDLFQEDLYPDTLAEDAAITAEEWIDGKDADPITFSLKDRVSIVQGGYVSSSVNKSLPSKKAGNILNKPRGDSASSGATSSSAGGGNFASGNNNEASEGGPPAAVLSEKDLRTIQDEIRKLKAIIVKQENRIRALEAKEDARNKNGSDAAPASAGAATSDGKASESANDHASTSAGTSKDED, from the exons ATGTCGTTTCGCGTAGTACGCAGCTCTAAGTTCCGCCACGTCTACGGACAGGCTTTAAAGCGGGAGCAGTGCTACGACAACATACGAGTATCCAAGTCCAGCTGGGACTCCACATTCTGCGCGGTTAATCCTAAGTTCCTGGCCATCATCGTGGAGTCGGCGGGCGGCGGAGCCTTTATCGTCCTGCCACACAACAAA GTTGGTCGTATAGCGGCTGACCACCCGTTGGTTGGCGGTCACAAGGGTCCTGTGTTGGACATCGCCTGGTGCCCCCACAACGACAACGTGATCGCCTCCGGCTCAGAGGACTGTGTGGTCAAAGTGTGGCAGATACCCGATGGCGGACTGTCCCGAACACTCACCGAACCCGTGGTCGACCTGGTTTTCCACCAACGTCGCGTGGGTCTGGTACTGTGGCATCCATCTGCCCTCAATGTGCTGCTGACCGCCGGCTCCGATAACCAG GTCGTGATTTGGAACGTGGGCACTGGTGAAATCCTAGTGCACATCGATTCCCACCCGGACATCGTTTACAGCGCCTGCTTCAACTGGGATGGCTCTAAGTTGGTCACCACCTGCAAGGATAAAAAGATCCGCATCTACGATCCGCGCACGGGCGAGCTGGAGAGCGAAGCAATGTGTCACGAGGGTTCCAAGGCCACGCGGGCCATTTTCTTACGTCACGGTTTAATCTTTACCACAGGTTTTAACCGTAGCTCGGAGCGTCAGTACTCCCTGCGCGCCCCGGATGCCCTGAACGAACCCATTGTCATGGTGGAGCTGGACACGTCCAACGGCGTAATGTTCCCACTATACGACGCAGACACGAACATGATCTACTTGTGTGGAAAGGGTGACTCGGTCATCCGGTATTTCGAG GTAACGCCCGAACCTCCTTTCGTGCACTACATAAACACGTTTCAGACTACAGAGCCGCAGCGTGGTATTGGTCTGATGCCCAAGCGAGGCTGTGATGTGACCACCTGCGAGGTCGCCAAGTTTTACCGCATGAACAACAACGGTCTGTGTCAGGTTATCTCCATGACTGTGCCGCGCAAATCGGATCTTTTCCAGGAGGATCTTTACCCCGACACGCTAGCAGAAGACGCTGCCATCACCGCGGAGGAGTGGATCGATGGCAAGGATGCGGATCCGATCACATTTTCGCTTAAA GATCGCGTTTCCATTGTACAGGGTGGCTACGTGTCCTCGTCGGTAAACAAATCACTACCATCGAAGAAAGCGGGTAACATCCTGAACAAACCCAGAGGCGACAGCGCAAGTTCCGGTGCAACGAGCAGCAGCGCGGGCGGCGGCAACTTTGCATCTGGAAATAACAATGAGGCTAGCGAGGGTGGACCGCCTGCAGCGGTTTTATCG gaaaaggaccTGCGTACCATCCAGGACGAGATTCGCAAACTCAAGGCGATCATCGTCAAGCAAGAGAATCGCATCCGCGCTCTGGAGGCCAAGGAGGACGCCCGCAACAAGAATGGAAGCGATGCTGCGCCAGCTTCAGCGGGAGCAGCCACGTCAGACGGCaaagctagtgaaagtgccaATGACCACGCGTCTACATCAGCCGGTACGTCAAAGGACGAGGACTAG
- the LOC122626306 gene encoding uncharacterized protein LOC122626306 → MDGGGDNQLAVRSLGRQREAFSHYAGPPTAILQGPDPGRGDALDLQIAVQAFILAELAEDSGFESGSEGD, encoded by the coding sequence ATGGACGGAGGAGGGGATAACCAGCTGGCAGTGAGGTCCTTGGGCAGGCAGCGTGAAGCGTTTTCTCACTACGCCGGTCCACCCACGGCCATCCTCCAAGGACCCGATCCTGGCCGAGGAGACGCACTTGACCTGCAAATAGCTGTACAAGCCTTCATCCTGGCCGAACTCGCCGAGGATTCTGGGTTCGAGTCTGGTAGCGAAGGCGATTAG
- the LOC122614881 gene encoding nose resistant to fluoxetine protein 6 isoform X1 → MLRWIEMGVLLAIFSLGQGHILSGSFNLTLYRQLPPLYYLDDYDLCLDNHSGIYCLVYVEILPNASSALWHQIDEVSKDSKHRFRHDHVFRGVCLESCKQSINNISEFREYEKDEILDKELISYYDKVHHREETNSERALLYKKVVNSCLNYKFGEKFSLRVRNLIEYCVSSSDKDFKLDLVDLTFYGILVVIILITLCSSFLDYRMSQMSSQKSENFYRKPPKSRGKRLLTSFSVVRNYHRLVEPYNSDFSRDVSFFDGFRVIGVFVVILGHTLMVYMTVPIENPEFFEQFLFRFETSIFQNGSLVIQIFFVISGFLLYVKFTKRQLIQPKTGTLQCIVVYFRVFFYRYFRLLPSLLALILFNGTLLVRLQNGPFWLHLTEAERVFCRSNWWKNVFFVTNHMLEDSCSHQTWYLGADMQLFELFLIVIIITKKHPKLAKAIYATLFALACAVPAVLTYALELDGIYHIRPETYRYLYFRHSDTFYQMYPPFYTNLGGYLFGFLCGHFYLRHRSGKVELLRHLKYELTMWLLVLATLGVLFSGYIFIRRDFAKPSLWLALYAGIHKIMWVVICAGFVILMSCKVGGMAYDFCTLPVFRPLARISFQSFLWHIVVLRTVVGYFRQPVYISSFYLMCTMLSVFMLTQLVAALVAVLLEYPFVEVLRCLIKPVKGQEENSLEIQMKPAQSAV, encoded by the exons ACAGACAATTGCCCCCTCTATATTATCTCGATGACTACGATCTCTGCCTGGATAATCATTCTGGTATTTACTGCTTGGTGTACGTCGAGATTTTACCCAATGCTAGCTCTGCTCTGTGGCACCAAATTGACGAAGTTTCAAAGGACTCAAAGCACCGTTTTCGCCATGATCACGTCTTCAGGGGCGTGTGTCTGGAGAGCTGCAAGCAAAGTATCAATAACATATCTGAATTCAGGGAGTACGAGAAAGATGAAATTCTGGATAAGGAACTTATATCCTACTACGACAAGGTACACCATCGGGAAGAAACGAATTCTGAAAGGGCTCTCCTCTATAAAAAGGTTGTAAACAGCTGCCTAAACTATAAGTTCGGTGAAAAGTTTTCGCTCAGGGTTCGAAACCTTATCGAGTATTGTGTCTCGTCCTCGGATAAGGACTTTAAGCTGG ATTTGGTTGACTTAACGTTTTATGGTATTCTGGTCGTTATAATCCTTATAACTTTGTGTTCGTCTTTCCTTGACTACCGAATGAGCCAGATGAGTTCGcaaaaatctgaaaatttctatcgaaaGCCACCAAAGAGTCGTG GAAAGCGACTCCTTACATCCTTCTCAGTGGTACGAAATTATCATCGATTGGTTGAGCCGTATAACTCAGATTTCTCGCGTGATGTGAGCTTTTTTGACGGGTTTCGGGTGATCGGCGTGTTTGTAGTGATCTTAGGCCACACGCTTATGGTCTACATGACTGTTCCAATAGAAAATCCGGAGTTTTTTGAGCAGTTCCTTTTCAGGTTCGAGACTTCAATATTCCAGAACGGCAGCTTGGTCATCcagatattttttgttataagTGGCTTTCTTCTCTACGTGAAATTCACCAAACGCCAACTGATTCAACCCAAGACCGGCACGCTTCAGTGCATTGTTGTGTACTTCCGTGTGTTTTTCTACAGATACTTTAGACTCCTGCCGTCGCTTCTAGCTCTCATCCTGTTCAATGGAACACTGCTGGTGCGCCTTCAAAACGGGCCCTTTTGGCTTCATCTTACGGAGGCCGAGCGGGTCTTCTGTCGGTCCAACTGGTGGAAGAACGTGTTCTTCGTGACAAACCATATGCTGGAAGACAGT TGCTCCCATCAGACATGGTACTTAGGAGCTGACATGCAGCTATTCGAGCTCTTTCTTATAGTCATTATTATAACCAAAAA GCATCCTaagctggcaaaggcaatcTACGCAACTCTTTTTGCACTTGCCTGTGCAGTGCCTGCTGTACTGACCTATGCTCTTGAGTTGGATGGTATCTACCATATTCGTCCGGA AACGTATCGATACTTGTACTTCCGACATTCTGACACATTCTATCAAATGTATCCCCCATTTTACACAAATCTTGGAGGCTatctttttggttttctgtGCGGTCACTTTTACCTCAGGCATCGTTCTGGAAAAGTAGAACTTCTCCGTCATCTTAAGTACGAGCTGACCATGTGGCTGCTTGTGCTGGCAACGTTGGGAGTCCTTTTCTCCGGCTACATCTTCATTCGACGGGACTTTGCGAAACCATCGCTATGGCTAGCCTTGTATGCGGGCATCCATAAGATCATGTGGGTGGTAATATGCGCAGGATTCGTGATCTTAATGAGCTGCAAGGTGGGAG GTATGGCCTACGATTTCTGCACATTGCCGGTGTTTCGGCCTTTGGCAAGAATCTCATTTCAGTCGTTTCTCTGGCACATTGTCGTCCTAAGAACAGTGGTGGGATATTTTAGGCAGCCGGTCTACATCTCCAGCTTCTATctg ATGTGCACCATGTTGAGTGTGTTTATGCTCACCCAGCTCGTGGCTGCATTGGTGGCGGTGCTGCTTGAATATCCATTTGTAGAGGTGCTGCGTTGCTTAATAAAGCCGGTGAAAG gACAGGAGGAAAACAGCCtggaaattcaaatgaaaccCGCGCAGTCAGCTGTTTAG